Genomic segment of Mytilus edulis chromosome 12, xbMytEdul2.2, whole genome shotgun sequence:
TAAGAATtgttcccctttaaaagtgtcctgtaccaagtcaggaagatggccattgttatattattgttcgtttctgtgtgtgttgcattttaacgttgagtcgtttgtgtgttctcttatttttgagaaattgagataagacgtggcacggtacttgtctatcccaaattcatgtatttggttttcatgttatatttgttattctcgtggtgttttgtctgatggttggtccgtttctgtgtgtgttacgtttcggtgttatgtcgttgttctcttatatttaatgcgtttccctcgattttagtttgttaccccgattttgttttttgtccatggattaatgagttttgaacagcggtatactactgttgcctttattcatatatTCTGCTATTGTCATTCCGGGACCTTTTACACCTGACTATGCGCTAtaggttttgcttattgttgaacaCCTCACggtgtctttttgtcttttacgGAAAGTTCTCACACATGCATACATACCACCACTACGAATTGTTATAAATTAGACATGATTACATATGTTATCAAAGTAAAAAGTATTATGATTACATGTGACTTATAAACTTATTGGAAAAATATAAAGCCTGTATAAAACAACTGTGACTAACATGACgtctatatatacatttttttttctcttaaactACAAGCCTCTATACAAAAGCACTGAAATTATTGAAAACGCAATATTTATTTTCTACCTCTAGTGAGTAATGGGCGTAGCTAGATGATGTACTTATTTTGTGAATCAAATGTTAACTTCAAATAATATCGTCCGATACGTTCGGGTATATGCATGAGAAGTGAAAGCAATCTATATTGTTTGATGGACAGTATTATTTCTGCCTGTCAGCGCTTCGTTAATCGGAAAACAATGTCCATGCCAGCGGTTATTTATAGTTCattttacttataaaaaagaacGTGTTGATTGGAGATCTTTTAAAAAGTGTAGGTCTTTTTCAAGCTGTAAATCTTGACCTGTCTTATGTGTATTTTTCAATCATTTCTTGCTAtatattaactttaaaaatatgttttcctcgATATTTTACAGTTTTGCCTGATTCTATAGACAACTGTATCAGTTCAAAAGACAACGCATATTTCTATATTTACCTTATATTGTATGTTCCTATCAGTTGTCGGATGTCATCTTCAGCTACAGACTTCCTTTTGAAGGTTATATTGGGAAACTCTGGAAGAGAATTGATAGTGAGTTTGCTAATTTCTTCTTTCAGATTATTGATCTTTTGTACCAAACTTTCATTTTGTCGGGTCTTATCTAGTTCATTTCTCTTTCTGTCTAAGGCCTGTCCGGCAACAAGCACGGATTTAGCATCAGACAACATCTTCATCAGCTTGTCTTTCTCCTTCTTGGATTGTTCTTTCACAAAGGTAATCATCTGTGCTACGGCTTTATCAACCACACGTTTAATCATACTGCCTTCGTCAGTTATGGTTTTAATAACAGATTCAACAGAATTATCAAACGACTTCAAGCTTTCTTCaatcttctttatattttgatttgccTCGTTTGTTTTGGCAcgaatttttgtttcattttccacTTGTAATTTCGCGACTGCATCGACAAATTTGGAAAATGTATGCCCTTTGTGATTTCCTGTCACACAACTGGTACATGCCGGTACATTGCATGTATTACAAAATAACGTAAATTCTTCTTTGTGTTCACTACATTTGGATTTTCCTTCCGGGATTAGGTCGGACGCTTTTTGAAACTGGTGGTTTCTCGATAACTTCTGCCTATTATGTAGCAACTTGCAATTTTCACAATAGTATTCCTCACAGTCTATGCAATATTGTGATCCAGGGGCACTCACGCAAACCTCGCATGTTTTAGACGCAGCTTGAGCCATTGTGCACTCAATCAAAATCACAGGTTAACAGGTGATAGTATCACATGACAGATAATTCTAAATTTAAATCAAGAACGATAACTAGTGAATGTAAATGATTGAAGAGAttgtatttgaaaaattcaaacattatgtcttgctttattttgaaaaaaacttaaatttacaataaatacatgtattatattaacGTACATTTAGTTATTGAACGTGTAATATGAGCATACCAACTTATCAACCGTTTAAATATCCGTAGTGTGTATTATACATACTATCACCTGTTATTTACCAAACTATGTATTTAAATGTAAACATTGTACTCAATAACATCATTTATATTGGTTAGCATGTGTATAGTTTACACCAAAAGATGAACGAATaagataaaatattatattgaaaataatgaatgatttttaaaTCGCTATTAAAATGATATAtcaaatgtttattaaaaaaatattctataattaGTAAACAAATAAAGCATAGCTTTTAAGAGATGTACTCAAAGTTTAAACTATTATACTACAAatgtgatatataatatatacatgtatcttcaaTTAACTAATAATTAAATTGATTATCACATACAcattggatataaaaaaaaaatacaataaaacatcACATTATGAACAAAACGTATATTAGATCACTAAATAGATTTGTTGTAAAACAAGATACTATTGAGGCTTCATTAATGAAAAGAGGAGGTATAGTAAGGATAAGAATGTATGTGATGTTGCAATGGCTAAAATATTACATGGTTTGTacaaccattttttttcagaaaattggTTTAATAAACGTTCTGTATTACAATGTTCTTCTCTGTATATATTATCATCATATGCATGGACTGACCACTAATGCATGTAATCCTCATATACATGGACTGACCATTAATGCATGTAATCCTCATATTACATGTTCACTGTGAGTTTAGAATAACAACAAGATTATAAGTTACATTATTGAGGATGTCAAGTAAGAGATATTAAGATGAAATAATTACTGTGACCTACAGACCACTTTTTTGATCATATGTATTAACGGACAAGTATTTCGCACTGGGTCCATGAAACGTCAGTAAGAATGGCTTACGCCTACCTTCTCAAGCTTCAAtgggaataataaaaaaaatcatgtcactGTAATTCAAAACCATAAGTAATACTCATGATAACGTAGATCACATCAATGTCCGCTTATGACACAGCTGTTTACATGGCCGACGATTAAAGATCAGTACGATTTGCTAAATACGAACTtcctgttataaaaaaaaacataaaaaaaaaatacatattatttgtttaatacaCCTGACTactattacttgatttatttcacctGACTGGACTGATTTACACTGGTTCGCTTATTAAAGACCATTCCATCTATAGTCAGGTGTTGCAGGATGAACTCATCAATGAATTGTCCAGTTATTCGTCCTATATCATACACTTAGTTCATTTGTATATCAGTTTGGTGGCACTGATAGTTGATTAGAAATCAACTATAATTATAACGGTTAACATCCTTATCtcacacatcttcaaatacacTGTCATTATGCAAGTAAAAACGTAAgatccgcccgatcagttgaaacaTATTGGTAATATCCAATCGGGATTTTGGCTATCAGATCAGAAAGAAAATTAGATAATAACAGGTTTATAACCTTACAAGGAgataacatttcaatatttctcTGAATGAATTCGTTTAAACACTCAATAGACAAAGCACGGTAGCTAACCCTAGACATTCAAATAGATAAGATTAATATCGCAATTGTTTGGTTCAGCAAGAGCATATCTATAGGTCATATTTTGTGTGTAGAATGATTGTGTTCATGTCCAACTTGcagtcatctgaccttgacatcatgtTCATGATTTTTGGGATTTTTCGTAGACTCATACATGTCATACTAATAAAAATAGGTCGAATTGTTTTTATTCGTGGAATTTAAGTTGCTGGTtcctaaataaataataaaatgtgagtgccaatgacacaactcttcgCAAGAGACCATATATgtcatagaaattaacaactaaacgtcaccgtacggccttcaaaaattacgaaactcatactgcatagtcagttaTCATAGGTcccaaaaatataaagcaattcaaACTAAAAATAATTGCCTGATTTATTAACAAGGTAATGACaggaaacaaatatgtttgtacaaaAACGAGAACAACTAAAATGGATACTCCTGCTGTAGGAGAAGCAcacacagaatgtggcgggttaaactaGTCATGATAGGTTAAATAACACCTTTACCTCAAAACGTGATCATTAATACTGGTAAAGATTATAGAACACTGGTAGAAATGTCAGTAAAAGATAATGAAGCtatgtaaaattatatctaaattgGCACATACTACCTTGTATAACTCGCTCCAATCGTTACATGTTGacagttttattttatcatgCTGCGGCAAAACGAAATCAACAACATTAGTACATGTTTCATACATTATCTGGTCTTGTTTCAGAAATCGAAACAGAACAGTCTAAGGTTATCATGTTTTTCATTTCACAAAATCATAATGTatcatacatgttatatcacagcCTTTACAAACACATGTATAAACCATGTCCGTCTCACCTTGACCAGTATGATGTTAATGGGATAAGTAACAATTTATGATTGTCTCTTTTGTCACTAATTTAATTGGTTGGTCATGCTTTTATGAATTTCTGTTTTTAAAGATTTATCCTAGGTCGTCTTTGGTTATCAAATTGTTGATCTTATTCTTCCTAACATCATTTTCAACTAcaagtaaaatgaaataaagcaaTAATGTAATGCCTTTAACGTTTATTAGATCAAGCCGCAAAACAAGGACCATAAACAATCTAAACCgtatcatatacatttttttttattaaaaagcacaaatgaattcagacatgtcagatgaTGCAgcctaatagttttgttttacacaccctagtgactgttcaatattatgaatacagagatgaaacgcTGACCTTCTCAATGTATGCGGAAACAaaaattgcattaattgttttccttattcAATGCTTACATTTGCCGTCCTACTATAATGTTCACAGGTGTGCAAGGAGAAGACATAACGGCGCCATCCCAACAGcgatcatttattttatacatttaatccagacataaaaaatatggctgatttactatgcggatatatatagatttttaaattaaagtgcacatatgcaggtcagtttttgatccatgcggtcaaataattttgttgtttaaatctcatgaggtatcaaaactactaaaattgtgttacctatcaatattttgaataaaaggaggacatgctggcaccctaagtTTAtacgaacaaaaatttgttgttaatatattgcaatattactatccattgtattatacattgaatcctgacataaaaaaaatatggtttatttactatgcgggtatatagatttacaaattaaagtgcacacatggtcagttttggtaatgcagtcaaataatttcgttgtacaagtcagcatgaggtattaaaactactgaaattttgttacgtatcaatagtttgaataaaaggaggacatgctggcaccctaagtGTATACGAACAaacatttgttgttattgtattgcaatattgctgtctaTGTATTGTACATTAAATCCTTAcacaaaaatatggctgatttactatgcaggtatacatggtatatagattaacaaattacagttcacatatggtcagttttggtcaatgcggtcaaataattttgttgttcaagtcaacatgaggtatcaaaactactgaaattttgttacgtatcaatatttttaataaaaggaggacatgctggcaccctaagtTTATGCAAactaaaatttgttgttattgtattgcaatatagctgtccattg
This window contains:
- the LOC139498383 gene encoding transcription intermediary factor 1-beta-like; the protein is MAQAASKTCEVCVSAPGSQYCIDCEEYYCENCKLLHNRQKLSRNHQFQKASDLIPEGKSKCSEHKEEFTLFCNTCNVPACTSCVTGNHKGHTFSKFVDAVAKLQVENETKIRAKTNEANQNIKKIEESLKSFDNSVESVIKTITDEGSMIKRVVDKAVAQMITFVKEQSKKEKDKLMKMLSDAKSVLVAGQALDRKRNELDKTRQNESLVQKINNLKEEISKLTINSLPEFPNITFKRKSVAEDDIRQLIGTYNISNVAPVLEKKKQRHGSLYICDGCGREEIIPFNR